The genomic window CGTCTGAGGCACCGGTGATTCGCCTGGTCAACCAGCTGATTCACCGGGCCCTGGATCTTTCGGCCTCGGATATTCACATCGAGCCCTTTGAGGACGGTCTGCACCTGCGCTACCGGGTTGATGGTGTTCTCCAGGACATGCCCGATCCGCCAGCCCTAAGCCTTGCGCCGGCAATCGCCTCGCGCATAAAGCTACTGTCACACATGAACATCGCGGAGCGGCGGTTGCCCCAGGACGGGCGCATCATGACCCGGGTCAAAGGCCACGAGCTTGATCTGAGGGTGTCTACGATTCCCACGGTACACGGCGAAAGCATCGTTATGCGGGTGCTCGATCGGGAGAGTATCCAGCTGTCGCTGCCGGACATGGGTTTCAGCGAGGACACCCTCCTTCGCTATCAGCAGTTGCTGGCGCGGCCCCACGGTGTGCTGCTGGTGACGGGTCCCACGGGCTCCGGTAAAACCACCACGCTCTATGCGTCCCTGGCGTCCATGGACACACGGGACCGCAAGATCATTACCGTAGAGGATCCCGTGGAGTACCAGCTCGCCGGGGTCAATCAGATTCAGGTGCAGGCACAGATAGAGCTGTCCTTCGCCCGCGCGCTGCGCGCCATTCTGCGACAGGATCCCGACATCATCATGATCGGTGAGATGCGCGATGGCGAGACGGCGCAGATCGGCGTGCAGTCGGCGCTCACGGGGCACCTGGTGCTGTCTACGCTGCACACCAATACCGCGGCGGGGGCGATCACGCGCCTTGAGGATATGGGTATCGAGCGTTACCTGATCACGTCGTCGGTTAATGGTGTGCTGGCCCAGCGGCTTATCCGCACGCTGTGTCATCACTGCAAATCGCCCGTTGAGCTTTCGGATACGGCCATCGCTCAATGCGGCATCAAGCGCTTTTTGCCCCCTGGCGAGCGTACCGTGTATGAGCCCAAAGGGTGTGAGCACTGTCTCCAAAGCGGCTACTCCGGCCGCACGGGCATTCACGAACTCTTCCTCCTCGATGAAGACATTCGCCGGGTCGTGCAGTCGGGCGCGGACGCCTCCGAGCTGCATACGGCGGCGCGGAATCAGGGCATGATCACCCTGTATGAGGATGGCCTGCGTAAGGTGGTCGCGGGAGAGAGCTCTCTCGAAGAGGTGCTGCGCGTCACCCAGGATCAAAGTGAGGGTGAAGATGTATTGCCCGTAGGCGCCTCGGCGGAAGTGAGCCGTATCCAGCCGATGCCGGCCTGACCCTGTGGCAGTTTTTTATTACCGCGCCGTGGGGCGCGACGGCAAAACGGTGGACGGCACTTTAGAGGCCGCCGGTCAGGAGCTGGCCTCCCGTCAGCTGCGCGCTCGCGGACTCACGCTGCTTTCCCTCAAAAGCGACGAGGCGGGAAGTGCCGTGGGTCGCAGTGGCGGACGTCCACCCTCCCGTCAGGATGTCCTGTCCATGACCACCGAGCTGGCGGTGCTGCTCCGCGCGGGTCTGCCCCTGGACAGATCCCTGAAGGTGCTTATCGAGATGGCGTCCCTGCCGTCCATGGGGGCGCTACTCTCGGACGTTCTCAAGTCCGTCAAAGACGGTAAAGCCCTGAGTGTGGCGTTGGAGCCCTATGCCGATTTGTTTGGGCGTTTTTATCTCAGCATGCTTCGC from Congregibacter litoralis KT71 includes these protein-coding regions:
- a CDS encoding GspE/PulE family protein, which translates into the protein MSTQKLGEILVAQSKLSARDVERSLLAQAEMGDLFGRVLVKLGLVSEVDVAQALSEQLEIPLLTASDYPESPPVPEGLAREFLVSNNVIPIALSETEASFAASVPQDPYLAKALAMAVDRPIKLMLGTDSDISRALEQMLSESGTDEDEEDHLDQFAGQSDDEFIEHLRDLASEAPVIRLVNQLIHRALDLSASDIHIEPFEDGLHLRYRVDGVLQDMPDPPALSLAPAIASRIKLLSHMNIAERRLPQDGRIMTRVKGHELDLRVSTIPTVHGESIVMRVLDRESIQLSLPDMGFSEDTLLRYQQLLARPHGVLLVTGPTGSGKTTTLYASLASMDTRDRKIITVEDPVEYQLAGVNQIQVQAQIELSFARALRAILRQDPDIIMIGEMRDGETAQIGVQSALTGHLVLSTLHTNTAAGAITRLEDMGIERYLITSSVNGVLAQRLIRTLCHHCKSPVELSDTAIAQCGIKRFLPPGERTVYEPKGCEHCLQSGYSGRTGIHELFLLDEDIRRVVQSGADASELHTAARNQGMITLYEDGLRKVVAGESSLEEVLRVTQDQSEGEDVLPVGASAEVSRIQPMPA